From Brassica oleracea var. oleracea cultivar TO1000 chromosome C3, BOL, whole genome shotgun sequence, a single genomic window includes:
- the LOC106328942 gene encoding ribosome biogenesis protein BOP1 homolog, which produces MTKKSEGANEDQVKEPKRKVVPVKSQKEAKEVKSSEEEEDLLLDSGTDSDYDGDSLSGSLNSDDFDSEDDDEVVDSENGEEEDDEGSEQREVAEESDSSEDEVAPRNTVGDVPLEWYKDEKHIGYDITGKKITKKEKQDKLDSFLATMDDSKNWRKVYDEYNDEEVELTKEESKLIRRMLKGEAPHADFDPYAPYVDWFKWDDAIHPLSSAPEPKRRFIPSKWEVKKVVKLVRAIRKGLIKFDKPEEEPNVYLLWGDDSASDQKSKHLTYIPPPKLKLPGHEESYNPSLEYIPSEEEKASYELMYEEDRPNFIPKRFTSLRSIPAYENALKESFDRCLDLYLCPRVRKKRINIDPESLKPKLPSRKDLRPYPNSCYLEYKGHTGPVTSISTELSGQWIASGSTDGSVRIWEVETGRCLKVWQFDEAVKCVAWNPLPDFPILAVAMGVDLFFLNTELGTDEEQQRIEELLRLDNLPELDEAAAAIAKWLPDEKYRGIKIRHFKNLSYIDWHPRGDYLSAVMPGGETRGVVIHQLLAHSTKRLPIKMRGLPVCTLFHPNHRGIFIIATKKYVRVYNLHKNGEPIKKLETGLREISSMAIHPGGDNLVVGSKEGKMCWFDMDLSSKPYKILKNHPKDITNVGFHRSYPLFASCSEDSTAYVFHGKVYSDLNENPLIVPLEILRGHSSKGGVLDCKFHPRQPWLFTAGGDSVIKLYCH; this is translated from the exons ATGACGAAGAAGAGCGAAGGAGCTAACGAAGACCAAGTGAAAGAACCCAAGAGAAAAGTCGTCCCTGTAAAATCTCAGAAAGAAGCAAAGGAAGTGAAAAGCTCGGAAGAGGAAGAAGACCTTCTCTTAGACTCCGGCACTGATTCCGACTACGACGGAGAT AGCTTGTCAGGCTCTTTGAACTCCGATGACTTCGACTCCGAGGACGACGATGAAGTGGTAGATAGTGAGAATGGCGAGGAAGAAGATGATGAAGGTTCTGAGCAACGTGAAGTAGCCGAAGAGAGCGATTCGTCAGAAGATGAG GTTGCTCCAAGGAACACAGTTGGGGATGTTCCATTGGAATGGTACAAAGACGAGAAACATATTGGTTATGACATCACTGGTAAAAAGATCACCAAGAAAGAGAAACAAGACAAGCTTGACTCTTTTCTTGCAACTATGGATGACTCCAAGAACTG GCGCAAAGTTTACGATGAGTATAATGACGAGGAAGTGGAGCTGACTAAAGAAGAGAGCAAACTCATTCGTAGAATGCTCAAAGGAGAAGCTCCACATGCTGACTTTGATCCATATGCG CCTTATGTTGACTGGTTCAAATGGGACGATGCGATACATCCGCTCTCAAGTGCACCGGAACCCAAGAGAAGGTTCATCCCTTCAAAATGGGAAGTCAAAAAAGTTGTTAAGTTGGTTAGAGCGATAAGGAAGGGGCTGATCAAGTTTGATAAGCCTGAAGAGGAGCCTAATGTGTACCTTTTATGGGGTGATGATTCAGCTTCAGATCAAAAGAGCAAGCACTTGACTTATATTCCTCCACCCAAACTAAAACTTCCAGGACACGAGGAATCTTACAATCCTTCTTTGGAGTACATTCCATCAGAGGAAGAGAAAGCCTCTTATGAGTTGATGTATGAGGAAGATCGTCCAAACTTCATTCCTAAAAG GTTTACATCTCTGAGAAGCATCCCAGCATATGAGAATGCACTTAAGGAGTCTTTTGACCGTTGTTTGGATCTTTACCTATGTCCCAGAGTCCGAAAGAAGAGA ATAAACATTGATCCTGAATCTTTGAAGCCTAAGCTACCTAGTAGGAAGGATCTTAGACCTTATCCAAACTCATGTTATCTTGAGTATAAAGGCCATACAGGACCTGTTACTTCCATATCCACTGAACTTTCCGGCCAGTGGATAGCCTCAG GTTCAACTGATGGATCTGTTCGTATATGGGAAGTGGAGACTGGTAGATGCCTTAAGGTCTGGCAGTTTGATGAAGCTGTTAAGTGTGTTGCCTGGAATCCTCTTCCTGACTTTCCAATTCTAGCCGTCGCCAT GGGAGTAGATTTGTTTTTCCTGAACACTGAACTTGGCACTGATGAGGAACAACAAAGGATTGAAGAGCTGCTTCGCTTAGATAACCTTCCAGAACTTGATGAAGCTG CTGCAGCAATTGCAAAGTGGCTTCCAGATGAGAAATATCGAGGGATCAAGATAAGACACTTCAAG AACCTATCGTATATTGACTGGCATCCAAGAGGAGACTATCTCTCAGCAGTCATGCCAGGGGGCGAAACGCGAGGTGTTGTAATACACCAGCTCTTAGCACATTCAACAAAAAGGCTCCCAATAAAGATGCGTGGACTTCCAGTGTGCACACTTTTCCATCCCAATCACCGTGGCATCTTCATCATCGCCACGAAAAAGTACGTGCGTGTTTACAATCTTCACAAGAACGGAGAGCCTATAAAGAAGCTTGAGACAGGGTTGAGAGAAATCTCGTCCATGGCGATTCATCCTGGTGGTGATAATCTGGTAGTTGGAAGCAAAGAAGGGAAGATGTGTTGGTTTGACATGGACCTGTCTTCGAAACCTTACAAGATTCTCAAAAACCATCCTAAAGACATTACCAATGTGGGGTTTCACCGTTCGTATCCCTTGTTTGCTTCGTGCTCGGAGGATTCAACAGCTTATGTGTTCCATGGAAAGGTGTATAGTGATCTTAATGAGAATCCTTTGATTGTGCCGTTGGAGATTCTAAGAGGCCATTCTTCAAAAGGAG GAGTCTTGGACTGCAAGTTTCATCCAAGGCAGCCATGGCTATTCACGGCAGGCGGTGACTCAGTTATCAAACTTTATTGCCATTAA
- the LOC106332171 gene encoding zinc finger protein ZAT4-like encodes MERNKCRFCFKSFLNGRALGGHMRSHMLTLPSKRELYELTERPSQLSEETESDAWSWGEFESETESSRMNPTRKRTKRTRKLGSFDFDDFKKVRTSQPGCEVGTEPEHHSSASDTTTEEDLALCLIMLSRDKWKQQKNKTIVVEEEEETDHEREDYKPSKNRGGRGRGRFKCETCGKVFNSYQALGGHRASHKKNKTFTTMTSSTKTEHDKIECEKVHQCPICFRVFTSGQALGGHKRSHGSNNVGSRRELSVNQSVPSVKEEEEEVSVKQTMIDLNLPAPNEDDETSVVFNEW; translated from the coding sequence ATGGAGAGAAACAAGTGTAGGTTTTGCTTCAAGAGCTTCCTCAATGGAAGAGCTTTAGGTGGTCACATGAGATCTCACATGCTTACCCTCCCTTCAAAACGTGAGCTTTATGAATTAACTGAACGGCCGAGTCAACTCAGTGAGGAGACAGAGTCCGATGCTTGGTCTTGGGGAGAGTTTGAAAGCGAAACCGAGTCCTCAAGGATGAATCCAACTCGGAAACGTACCAAGCGAACTAGGAAGCTCGGATCTTTCGATTTCGACGACTTCAAGAAGGTGAGAACGAGTCAACCCGGTTGTGAGGTGGGGACAGAGCCGGAACATCACAGCTCAGCTTCTGACACGACGACGGAGGAAGATCTAGCCCTTTGTCTCATTATGCTCTCGAGAGACAAGTGGAAGCAACAGAAGAACAAGACGATTGTAGTAGAAGAAGAAGAAGAGACAGATCATGAACGTGAAGATTACAAACCGAGCAAGAACAGAGGAGGAAGAGGAAGAGGAAGATTCAAGTGCGAGACTTGTGGTAAAGTGTTCAATTCGTATCAAGCATTAGGAGGGCACAGAGCAAGCCACAAAAAGAACAAGACTTTCACAACAATGACGTCGTCAACGAAAACAGAGCATGATAAAATAGAGTGCGAGAAAGTTCACCAATGTCCGATCTGTTTTAGGGTTTTCACTTCAGGACAAGCGCTTGGTGGTCATAAGAGGTCTCACGGAAGCAACAACGTCGGATCAAGGAGAGAATTGTCTGTAAATCAAAGTGTTCCAAGCGTTAAAGAAGAAGAAGAAGAAGTATCAGTGAAACAGACGATGATAGATCTTAATCTTCCTGCACCAAACGAAGATGATGAAACCTCTGTCGTGTTCAATGAATGGTGA
- the LOC106333772 gene encoding SPX domain-containing protein 3, with protein sequence MKFGKRIKEQIQESLPEWRDKFLRYKELKNLISSPDPAEFIFIGLLNAEIDKFNAFFVEQEEDFIIHRKELQYRIQRLVEKCGDNDDETFREEIDDIRKDIVNFHGEMVLLVNYSNINYTGLAKILKKYDKRRGGALRSPFIQKVLHQPFFKTDLVSRLVREWETTIDAVFPASNAEAERGYERSAAVSSAAAGEGIFRNTVAALVTMREMRRGSSTYSAFSLPPVNLSDPDLVLGRCR encoded by the exons ATGAAGTTTGGGAAGAGGATTAAAGAACAAATACAAGAGTCGTTGCCGGAGTGGCGAGATAAGTTTCTCCGTTACAAAGAACTCAAGAATCTGATCTCTTCTCCAGATCCGGCTGAATTTATCTTCATCGGTTTGTTGAACGCCGAGATCGATAAGTTTAATGCTTTCTTTGTGGAACAAGAGGAAGATTTCATCATCCACCGCAAG GAATTGCAATATCGGATTCAGAGATTGGTAGAAAAGTGTGGAGACAATGATGATGAAACGTTCAGAGAGGAGATTGATGATATCAGAAAAGACATTGTTAACTTCCATGGAGAGATGGTACTTCTCGTTAATTACAGCAACATTAACTACACTG GATTAGCTAAGATTTTAAAGAAGTACGACAAGAGAAGAGGGGGAGCATTGCGATCACCGTTTATACAGAAAGTTCTTCATCAACCATTTTTCAAGACGGATTTGGTGTCGAGGCTGGTGAGGGAGTGGGAGACGACGATTGACGCGGTGTTTCCGGCGTCGAATGCGGAAGCGGAGAGGGGATATGAGCGGTCTGCGGCGGTGAGTTCAGCGGCTGCGGGAGAAGGGATATTTAGGAATACGGTTGCGGCGTTGGTGACGATGAGAGAGATGAGAAGAGGGAGCTCTACGTACAGTGCTTTCTCACTTCCACCGGTTAATCTATCCGATCCAGATCTCGTTCTAGGAAGATGTCGTTAG
- the LOC106336376 gene encoding vesicle-associated protein 1-2, translating to MSNALLDIDPIDLQFPFELKKLISCSLYLANKTDNYVAFKVKTTNPKKYCVRPNTGVVHPRSSSEVLVTMQAQKEAPADLQCKDKFLLQCVVATPAVTPKDVTPEMFSKEAGHRVEETKLRVVYVDPPRPPSPVHEGSEEGSSPRASVSDNGNNASDFTAAPRFSVNRLEPQDNPSEARALITRLTEEKNSAVQLNNRLQQELEQLKRGSNRSQSGGGIPFLYVLLVGLIGLILGYIMKRT from the exons ATGAGTAACGCGCTTCTCGACATCGACCCTATCGACCTTCAATTCCCTT TTGAATTGAAGAAACTGATCTCCTGCTCTCTGTATTTGGCTAACAAGACGGACAATTATGTGGCCTTCAAG GTTAAAACGACGAATCCAAAGAAGTATTGTGTGAGGCCTAACACTGGCGTTGTTCATCCGAGATCCTCTTCTGAAGTTCTTG TGACCATGCAAGCGCAAAAGGAAGCTCCTGCTGATTTGCAGTGCAAGGACAAGTTCTTGCTTCAATGTGTTGTGGCTACTCCCGCTGTCACTCCCAAGGACGTTACTCCTGAGATG TTTAGCAAAGAGGCAGGGCATCGAGTTGAGGAGACTAAATTGAGAGTTGTCTATGTTGATCCACCACGACCACCTTCACCCGTTCATGAAGGATCAGAAGAGGGCTCTTCGCCAAGAGCTTCTGTCTCCGACAATGGGAACAACGCTTCTGACTTTACTGCT GCTCCAAGATTTAGCGTCAACAGGCTTGAACCTCAGGATAACCCTTCTGAG GCGAGAGCGCTCATCACGAGGCTCACCGAGGAAAAGAACTCTGCGGTTCAACTGAACAACAGACTTCAACAAGAATTG GAGCAGTTGAAGCGTGGAAGCAATAGAAGTCAGAGTGGTGGTGGAATCCCGTTCCTGTACGTTCTCCTAGTGGGACTTATCGGTCTAATCTTGGGATACATTATGAAGAGGACATGA
- the LOC106336374 gene encoding phosphatidate cytidylyltransferase 4, chloroplastic isoform X2: protein MASFAKVCTYNKPVPVLTTSLCICSCRVSTKKTLNLPPFSDYSSLRVVRDAKTKPLFRSRLGRISVERRFLTAVTRAESNQLGDDNSEGVDRRIQDLQNVEEEEEKQKKASQLKKRVIFGVAIGLPVGGVVLAGGWVFTLALAASVFIGSREYFELVRSRGIAKGMTPPPRYVSRFCSVICALMPILTLYYGNIDIWVTCAAFVVAMALLVQRGNPRFSQLSSTMFGLFYCGYLPCFWVKLRCGLAAPALNTGIARTWPIFLGGPPQWTVGLVATLISFSGVIATDTFAFLGGKAFGRTPLTSISPKKTWEGTFAGFVGCIVITILLSNSLSWPRSLFSSIAFGFINFFGSVFGDLTESMIKRDAGVKDSGSLIPGHGGILDRVDSYIFTAVKKKKYGAVFSVVAI from the exons ATGGCGTCTTTTGCTAAAGTCTGTACGTACAATAAGCCTGTACCGGTATTAACGACTTCTCTCTGTATATGCTCATGCCGTGTATCGACTAAGAAAACCCTAAATCTCCCACCTTTCTCCGATTATTCGAGCCTACGTGTGGTCCGTGATGCCAAAACCAAACCTTTGTTTCGTTCCCGCCTTGGTAGAATTTCTGTTGAACGGCGTTTCCTCACGGCCGTTACTCGAGCTGAATCGAACCAGCTTGGTGATGACAACTCAGAG GGAGTTGATAGAAGAATCCAGGATTTGCAGAATGTTGAAGAAGAAGAAGAGAAGCAGAAGAAAGCAAGCCAGCTTAAGAAAAGAGTCATCTTTGGTGTCGCCATTGGATTACCTGTTGGAGGTGTTGTCTTAGCTGGAGGATGGGTTTTCACATTAGCCTTGGCAGCTTCTGTTTTCATCGGTTCTCGTGAATATTTCGAGCTCGTTAGAAGTAGAGGCATAGCTAAAGGAATGACTCCACCTCCTAGATACGTATCTCGTTTTTGCTCGGTTATATGTGCTCTTATGCCCATACTTACACT GTACTATGGTAACATTGATATATGGGTGACATGCGCAGCGTTTGTTGTTGCAATGGCTTTGTTAGTACAGAGAGGAAACCCACGTTTTTCTCAGCTTAGTAGTACAATGTTTGGTTTGTTTTACTGTGGTTATCTCCCTTGTTTCTGGGTTAAGCTTCGTTGTGGTTTAGCTGCTCCTGCGCTCAACACTG GAATTGCAAGGACTTGGCCAATTTTTCTTGGTGGTCCACCTCAGTGGACAGTTGGACTTGTGGCAACGTTGATTTCATTCAGTGGTGTGATTGCCACAGACACATTTGCTTTCCTCGGTGGCAAG GCTTTTGGTAGGACACCTCTGACTAGTATTAGTCCCAAAAAGACATGGGAAGGGACTTTTGCTGGATTTGTTGGCTGTATAGTCATTACCATTCTACTCTCTAATTCTCTGTCTTGGCCTCGATCTCTTTTCAG CTCCATTGCTTTTGGGTTTATTAACTTCTTTGGGTCAGTCTTTGGTGATCTTACTGAATCAATGATCAAACGTGATGCTGGCGTCAAAGACTCTGGTTCACTTATCCCTGGACATG GTGGAATATTGGACAGGGTTGATAGTTACATTTTCACCG CTGTGAAAAAGAAAAAATATGGTGCAGTGTTCAGTGTTGTTGCCATTTGA
- the LOC106336374 gene encoding phosphatidate cytidylyltransferase 4, chloroplastic isoform X1 — protein MASFAKVCTYNKPVPVLTTSLCICSCRVSTKKTLNLPPFSDYSSLRVVRDAKTKPLFRSRLGRISVERRFLTAVTRAESNQLGDDNSEGVDRRIQDLQNVEEEEEKQKKASQLKKRVIFGVAIGLPVGGVVLAGGWVFTLALAASVFIGSREYFELVRSRGIAKGMTPPPRYVSRFCSVICALMPILTLYYGNIDIWVTCAAFVVAMALLVQRGNPRFSQLSSTMFGLFYCGYLPCFWVKLRCGLAAPALNTGIARTWPIFLGGPPQWTVGLVATLISFSGVIATDTFAFLGGKAFGRTPLTSISPKKTWEGTFAGFVGCIVITILLSNSLSWPRSLFSSIAFGFINFFGSVFGDLTESMIKRDAGVKDSGSLIPGHGGILDRVDSYIFTGALAFSFIKTSLRLYGV, from the exons ATGGCGTCTTTTGCTAAAGTCTGTACGTACAATAAGCCTGTACCGGTATTAACGACTTCTCTCTGTATATGCTCATGCCGTGTATCGACTAAGAAAACCCTAAATCTCCCACCTTTCTCCGATTATTCGAGCCTACGTGTGGTCCGTGATGCCAAAACCAAACCTTTGTTTCGTTCCCGCCTTGGTAGAATTTCTGTTGAACGGCGTTTCCTCACGGCCGTTACTCGAGCTGAATCGAACCAGCTTGGTGATGACAACTCAGAG GGAGTTGATAGAAGAATCCAGGATTTGCAGAATGTTGAAGAAGAAGAAGAGAAGCAGAAGAAAGCAAGCCAGCTTAAGAAAAGAGTCATCTTTGGTGTCGCCATTGGATTACCTGTTGGAGGTGTTGTCTTAGCTGGAGGATGGGTTTTCACATTAGCCTTGGCAGCTTCTGTTTTCATCGGTTCTCGTGAATATTTCGAGCTCGTTAGAAGTAGAGGCATAGCTAAAGGAATGACTCCACCTCCTAGATACGTATCTCGTTTTTGCTCGGTTATATGTGCTCTTATGCCCATACTTACACT GTACTATGGTAACATTGATATATGGGTGACATGCGCAGCGTTTGTTGTTGCAATGGCTTTGTTAGTACAGAGAGGAAACCCACGTTTTTCTCAGCTTAGTAGTACAATGTTTGGTTTGTTTTACTGTGGTTATCTCCCTTGTTTCTGGGTTAAGCTTCGTTGTGGTTTAGCTGCTCCTGCGCTCAACACTG GAATTGCAAGGACTTGGCCAATTTTTCTTGGTGGTCCACCTCAGTGGACAGTTGGACTTGTGGCAACGTTGATTTCATTCAGTGGTGTGATTGCCACAGACACATTTGCTTTCCTCGGTGGCAAG GCTTTTGGTAGGACACCTCTGACTAGTATTAGTCCCAAAAAGACATGGGAAGGGACTTTTGCTGGATTTGTTGGCTGTATAGTCATTACCATTCTACTCTCTAATTCTCTGTCTTGGCCTCGATCTCTTTTCAG CTCCATTGCTTTTGGGTTTATTAACTTCTTTGGGTCAGTCTTTGGTGATCTTACTGAATCAATGATCAAACGTGATGCTGGCGTCAAAGACTCTGGTTCACTTATCCCTGGACATG GTGGAATATTGGACAGGGTTGATAGTTACATTTTCACCGGTGCGTTAGCTTTCTCGTTCATCAAAACATCCCTTAGACTTTACGGAGTTTGA
- the LOC106336006 gene encoding scarecrow-like protein 27: MPLSFERFQGEGVFSVSSFYSDSHKIRFNQDKTGIEEEREDLGYVFRGGLQEPTSVLDALRSPSPLASHSSTTTNTTLSSPHGGGAVTATATTTAGDDKCSQIGLDDLDGVISPDQEQSILRLIMDPVSGFGVLDPGFGFGSGSAPVSDGSNPLLSCGFPFNEQTHQIPNQESLFSNPPSSPPTKRFNSGSHQPVFPFSDPVPVQQYQFPVQYHPQQISSSSPAAALVPVPPLGIAGDDQSVIIGQLLNAAELIATTGDHTILAQGILARLNHHLSSSSYNNKAPFQRAASHISEALLSLIHDAAPPLLTPENLILRIAAYRTFSETSPFLQFVNFTANQSILELGFERIHIIDFDVGYGGQWSSLMQELARKRGSCLKVTVFAPPPSTVSDEFELRFTEENLRSFAGELEIPFEMELLSLELLLNPAYWPLSLRSSEKEAVAVNLPVSSVVSGYLPLILRFLKQISPNVVVCSDRGCDRNDAPFPNAVIHALQYHTTLLESLDANQSQEDSSVERFWVRPSIEKLLVKRHRWIDRSPPWRSLFTQCGFTPASLSQTAETQAECLMQRNPVRGFHVEKRQSSLVMCWQRKELVTVSAWKC; encoded by the coding sequence ATGCCCTTATCCTTTGAAAGATTTCAAGGGGAGGGGGTGTTCAGTGTTTCTTCTTTCTACTCAGATTCTCACAAAATACGGTTTAATCAAGACAAAACCGGAATCGAAGAAGAACGAGAAGATCTTGGTTATGTTTTCCGTGGTGGTTTACAAGAACCAACGTCTGTTCTCGACGCTTTAAGGAGCCCTAGTCCTCTCGCTTCTCACTCTTCGACCACCACCAACACGACGCTGTCTTCCCCTCACGGCGGTGGTGCCGTCACCGCCACCGCCACCACAACAGCTGGCGATGATAAATGTAGTCAAATAGGCTTGGACGATCTCGACGGAGTTATCTCTCCTGATCAAGAACAGAGCATCTTGAGGCTTATCATGGACCCGGTTTCAGGATTCGGTGTTCTCGACCCGGGTTTCGGTTTCGGATCCGGTTCAGCTCCGGTAAGTGATGGTTCGAATCCTTTGCTATCATGCGGCTTCCCGTTTAACGAGCAAACTCATCAGATTCCGAATCAAGAATCGTTGTTCTCTAATCCTCCTTCGTCTCCGCCTACGAAACGATTCAATTCCGGATCTCATCAACCGGTTTTCCCGTTTTCCGATCCGGTTCCGGTTCAGCAATACCAGTTTCCGGTTCAGTATCACCCCCAACAAATATCTTCTTCTTCACCCGCGGCGGCTTTGGTTCCGGTTCCGCCGCTGGGGATAGCTGGTGATGACCAGTCAGTCATCATCGGACAGCTCTTAAACGCGGCGGAGCTAATAGCAACCACCGGCGACCACACCATTCTCGCGCAAGGGATATTGGCGCGGCTCAATCACCATCTCAGCAGCAGCAGCTACAACAACAAAGCTCCGTTTCAAAGAGCAGCTTCCCACATCTCCGAAGCTCTCCTCTCTCTCATCCACGACGCAGCACCACCGTTACTCACGCCGGAGAATCTCATCCTCAGAATCGCAGCTTACAGAACCTTCTCCGAAACGTCGCCGTTTCTCCAGTTCGTCAACTTCACGGCGAACCAATCGATTCTCGAGTTGGGCTTCGAGCGGATCCACATTATCGATTTCGATGTTGGATACGGAGGACAATGGTCGTCTTTAATGCAGGAACTTGCAAGGAAAAGAGGGTCGTGTCTTAAAGTAACCGTCTTTGCTCCTCCTCCTTCTACAGTCTCCGACGAGTTTGAGCTCAGATTCACCGAGGAGAATCTCCGAAGCTTCGCCGGAGAGCTCGAGATTCCGTTTGAAATGGAGTTGTTGAGTCTCGAGCTTCTTCTGAACCCAGCTTACTGGCCGCTCTCTCTCCGTTCATCGGAGAAAGAAGCAGTCGCAGTGAATCTTCCTGTAAGCTCCGTCGTCTCCGGTTACCTTCCGTTAATCCTCCGTTTTCTTAAACAGATATCCCCAAACGTCGTCGTTTGTTCAGATAGAGGGTGTGACCGTAACGACGCGCCGTTTCCTAACGCCGTGATCCACGCGCTTCAGTACCACACCACTCTGCTCGAGTCTCTCGACGCCAATCAAAGCCAAGAGGATTCGAGTGTTGAGAGGTTTTGGGTGCGACCTTCTATCGAGAAGCTTTTGGTGAAACGACACCGTTGGATTGACAGATCACCGCCGTGGAGAAGCTTGTTTACACAATGTGGGTTTACTCCGGCGAGTTTGAGTCAGACGGCGGAGACTCAGGCGGAGTGTTTGATGCAGAGGAATCCGGTGAGAGGGTTTCATGTTGAGAAAAGACAGTCTTCACTTGTCATGTGTTGGCAGAGGAAAGAACTTGTTACTGTCTCTGCTTGGAAATGTTAG
- the LOC106335452 gene encoding autophagy-related protein 8e: MNKGSSFKRDNDYEKRKAEAGRIREKYPDRIPVIVEKAEKSDIPNIDKKKYLVPSDLTVGQFVYVIRKRIKLSAEKAIFIFVDNVLPPTGEIMSSVYEEKKDQDGFLYITYSGENTFGASSI; the protein is encoded by the exons ATGAACAAAGGCAGCAGCTTCAAGCGTGACAACGATTACG AAAAGAGGAAAGCTGAAGCTGGAAGGATCAGGGAGAAGTACCCTGATAGAATCCCG GTGATTGTGGAAAAGGCTGAGAAAAGTGATATCCCAAACATTGACAAGAAAAA ATACCTTGTGCCATCAGATTTAACAGTTGGACAATTCGTGTATGTGATTCGGAAGAGGATCAAACTGAGTGCAGAAAAAGCTATCTTTATATTCGTAGACAATGTTCTTCCTCCTACAGGAGAGATCATGTCAAGCGTCTATGAGGAGAAGAAAGACCAAGATGGTTTCCTTTACATCACTTACAGTGGCGAGAACACGTTTGGTGCTTCTTCAATCTGA
- the LOC106335451 gene encoding 14 kDa proline-rich protein DC2.15, with translation MAPKALAVTALLLTLNLLFFSFVTSTKCPPTTPKTPKSPKKIPPVKPTCPTDTLKLGVCADLLGLINVLVGSPPKTPCCALLNGLANVEAAVCLCTALKANVLGINLNVPVDLSLLLNYCGKKLPYGFQCA, from the coding sequence ATGGCTCCTAAGGCTCTTGCAGTTACAGCTCTTCTTCTCACACTTAATCTTCTTTTCTTCAGTTTTGTAACTTCCACAAAATGTCCACCGACTACTCCTAAAACCCCAAAATCTCCAAAAAAGATCCCTCCGGTTAAACCCACTTGTCCTACCGACACACTTAAGCTCGGCGTTTGCGCAGACCTGTTGGGCTTAATTAACGTTCTTGTTGGTTCTCCACCAAAGACTCCATGTTGTGCACTTCTTAATGGTCTTGCTAACGTTGAAGCTGCGGTTTGTCTTTGCACCGCTCTTAAAGCCAATGTCTTGGGGATTAATCTCAATGTTCCTGTTGATCTGAGCTTGTTATTGAACTATTGTGGGAAGAAACTTCCTTATGGCTTCCAATGTGCTTGA